A DNA window from bacterium contains the following coding sequences:
- the hypB gene encoding hydrogenase nickel incorporation protein HypB: protein MKIPIVRDVLEESNALAELNRRAFDDHGILAVNMMSSPGSGKTTLLSKTISALQQLGGRCAVIEGDITSTLDSERLAPLGIPVVQANTQPFGGDCHVGSHLVHAACEMLPLADLDYLFIENVGNLVCPAEFYLGEHVKSVVLSLPEGEDKPLKYPLMFRECNICLVNKMDLLPHLDVNMMTMRNHIEQVNGDLQIMLLSGKTGLGIPGWVEWLIERRAQIVRSSEMIGDIS, encoded by the coding sequence TTTGATGACCATGGCATCCTGGCCGTGAACATGATGAGTTCTCCGGGCTCGGGCAAGACCACGCTGTTAAGTAAGACGATAAGCGCGTTGCAACAGCTTGGCGGGCGGTGCGCGGTGATTGAAGGTGACATCACGTCAACGCTTGACAGCGAACGACTGGCGCCACTGGGAATTCCTGTAGTGCAAGCGAATACGCAACCGTTCGGCGGCGATTGCCACGTCGGATCGCACCTTGTACATGCCGCATGCGAGATGCTGCCGCTGGCCGATTTGGACTATCTGTTTATAGAAAACGTGGGAAATCTGGTCTGTCCGGCGGAGTTTTATCTTGGCGAACATGTGAAGTCCGTGGTCTTGTCGCTGCCGGAGGGCGAAGACAAGCCGTTGAAGTACCCACTGATGTTTCGTGAATGCAATATCTGCCTCGTCAACAAGATGGATCTGTTGCCGCATTTGGACGTCAACATGATGACAATGCGGAATCACATTGAGCAGGTGAACGGCGATCTGCAGATCATGCTGCTGTCGGGGAAGACGGGACTGGGAATTCCCGGCTGGGTCGAGTGGCTAATCGAGCGGCGCGCCCAGATTGTGAGGTCTTCGGAGATGATTGGCGACATCTCGTAG